From the Kribbella sp. CA-293567 genome, the window CTGTCTTCGCATCCGCCTCGCGTGCCATAGTCCGGATCTTAACTGAAACGGCGTCTCAGATAACAACACGCCGTTTTACCATCGGCAGAACGAAGGGCCGGTCCCCGTGGGACCGGCCCTTCGCGGAAACGGTGGAGCTAGTTGTTGATCTGCGTCTGCAGCGCGGAGGCGTAGGACGCGACCTCGGCGTAGACGCCCGGGTTGCCGGCGTCGGCGCAGCCGATACCCCAGGAGACGACACCGAAGAGCCGGCCGTTCAGGACCAGCGGGCCGCCGGAGTCGCCCTGGCAGGAGTCCTTGCCGCCGGCCTTGTAGCCGGCGCAGATCTCGCCGTTCGCGACATAGTCGTAGCTGGCGTAGACGTTGCCGCAGTAGGCGTCACCGAGGACCGGGGTGAGCACCTTCTGCAGGCGGTTCGCCGGGCCGGTGCCCTCGGTGTTGCCGTAACCGTAGACGGTCGGCTGGGCGCCGACGGCGTCCGCGGCGCGGCTGGTCTCCAGCGGCAGGGTCGGTACGCCGGTGAACGGCGTGGTCAGGGTCAGCACGGCGACGTCGTGGCCGGGCACCTGGCCGTACAGCGGGTCCTTCCAGATCTTGGCGATCTTCGAGGTCCTGCCGCCGGTGCTCGAGTTCAGGTTGTCGCGGCCCTGGATCGCCGTGTAGGTACTCCGCGGCTGGTTGAGGCAGTGCGCGGCGGTGACGATCTTGTTCGCCTTGACCAGCGTGGCGCCGCAGTACTGGTCGACCGGGGACGACGAGTTGCTGTTGTTCAGCGCGATCATCCACGGGACCTGCGCGGTGCTGGCGGTGGTGCCGCCGACGATGTTGGCGCCGGGCGGGGGCGTCCGGGCCTCGGCGGTGCCGATCGCACCGGCCGACGCGAGGGCGACCACACCGGCGGCGAGCACTGCGCGGAACTTGAACTTTCCTGACATGCCTCACGCTCCAAGGTTCTGTCGGGCCACCATGGGCGGGGCGGCCGTATGCAGAGAAGAGTTAGGCGTTCACACTGCGTAGCGCAAGCGATCGGTTGGGCACATCGGTGACGTCCGCAGTCCCGTGCCAGCGGGCGGGGTGCTTCGGCCTGCTGATCCGACGCGGCAAAACCCGCGCCACGACGCCGAAAATCCGGTGTCGTGGCGACGGGCCGGCCGGCCAGCAGGTTTTCCCGCGACTTGCCGGCCCGCACCCTCAGACGGCGTTGAAGGTGTCCGGATCCGGTCCGGTCCGCTCGCCGCGCTCCAGACCCGACACCGCGTCCAGGTCGGCGGCGGTGAGCTCGAAGTCGAAGACCGCGAAGTTCTCCCGGACCCGGGCCGGGGTGACCGACTTGGGGATCACGACGTTGCCGAGCTGCAGGTGCCAGCGCAGGACGATCTGGGCCGGTGTCCGGTCGTACTTCGCGGCCAGTTCGGTGATCGGGGCCTCCGACAACAGCGAGCCGCCCTTGGCCAGCGGGCTCCACGCCTCGGTGGCGATCCCGTGCTCGTTGCCATAGGCCCGTACCGCGTCCTGCTGCAGGTACGGGTGCAGCTCGATCTGGTTCACGGCCGGGACGACCGGCGAGACCGACGCCAGGTGCTGAAGGTGGGCCGGCTGGAAGTTGGAGACGCCGATCGCGCGGACGGCGCCGTCGGCGTACAGCTTCTCGAGGGCACGCCAGCTGTCGGCGTACTTGCCGAGCTCGGGGGCCGGCCAGTGGATCAGGTACAGGTCGAGGAAGTCCAGTCCCAGCAGGCCGCGGCTGCGTTCGAAGGCGGCGAGCGTCTCCTGGTAGCCCTGGTCGGCGTTCCACAGCTTGGTGGTGACGAAGAGCTCTTCGCGGGCCAGACCGGAGGAGGCGAGTGCCTTCCCGACGCCGGCCTCGTTCTGGTACGCCGCCGCCGTGTCGATGCTGCGGTAGCCGGCATCGAGGGCAGTAGTGACGGCCGCGGTGGTCTCCGCGTCCGGCACCTGGAAGACGCCGAAGCCGAGTTGGGGCATCTCGACGCCGTTGTTGAGTTTCAGGGTGGGGATCATCAGTTCAGTTCCTTAGACAGTGGTGAGGACAGGTTCAGGAGTCGAGGTGGTCCGCCGGCGGCGATCCAGCAGACCGGAGGTGAGCGCGACGGCGAGGCCGGCCGTGGCCAGCGCGGCGCCGACCCAGTTGGGGGCCGTGTACCCGAGGCCATGCTCGATCGTGAGCCCGCCGAGGTAGGCGCCGACCGCATTGCCGAGGTTGAAAGCGGCGATGTTGGCAGCCGAAGCGAGCGCCGGAGCGCCGCCCGCCTTGTCCATCACCCGCTTCTGCAGCGGTGCCACGGTCGCGAAGCCGGCGGCGCCGAACAGCGCGATCGTTATCGCCGCAGGCACTCGCCCGTGGGCGGTGAAGACGAAGGCCGCCAGTACGACGGCCAGCAGCGCGAGGATCACGTACAGGCTGGGCATCAGCGAGCGGTCCGCCGCCTTGCCGCCGAGCAGGTTGCCGACCACCAGGCCGCCGCCGAACAGCACGAGCAGCCAGGTGACGGCACCGGACGAGAAGCCCGCCACCTCGGTCATCATCGGCGCGATGTAGGTGAAGGACGCGAACACCCCGGCGAAGCCGAGCGCGGTCATCGCCAGCGCGAGCCAGACCTGCAGGTTGCGGAAGACCGCCAGTTCGCTGCGCAGCCCTGGTCCTTCGCTGACACTCTGCCGGGGGAGCAGCAACAGGATGCCGAGCAGTCCGATCACGCCCAGCGCGGTGACCGCCCAGAAGGTCGATCGCCAGCCGAACTGCTGGCCGAGCGCGGTACCACCCGGTACGCCGAAGACGTTCGCGACGGTGAGTCCGGTGAACATCAGCGCGATCGCGCTGGCCTGCTTCGCCTTCGGTACCAGCGACGCGGCGACCACGGAGCCGACACCGAAGAAGGCGCCGTGGGCGAGGGCGGCGACGATCCGGCCGGTCATCAGTACGCCGTACGACGGCGCCAGCGCGGAGATCAGGTTGCCGGCGACGAACACGCCCATCAGCGCGATCAGCACCGTCTTGCGGGAGATCCTGGCGCCGATCGCGGTCAGCAGCGGCGCGCCGACCACGACGCCCAGGGCGTAGCCGGAGATCAGCAGACCGGCCGACGGGATGCTGACGCCGAAGTCGGTGGCGACCTCGGGCAGCAGTCCCATGATGACGAACTCGGTGGTACCGATCCCGAAGGCACCGATGGCCAGTGCCCATAAGGCGGCAGGCATGGTGATTTCTCCTTGAATGTAGTCTTGTGACTGTTACCGGCGTCCGCGATAGTTGCACACGCGGACTATTGCATGAGCCTCATGCTGCCTCATGCAACGGTAAAGTTCAAGTGAGGTCTGAATGGTGCGGTGAAGGAGGAGCTGTGGGACTACCGGATGACGCTGCTGAGGCGCGCGCGCAGGGCTGGCGGACCCTGGCCGCTCTGCATGCCCGGATCGAGGACGAGCTGGAGCGTGCGCTGCAGAAGCAGCACGGGCTGTCGGTCAGCGAGTACTCCGTGCTCGACGTGCTGGCCCGGCAGGACGAGCACCACCTGCGGATGAATCAGCTCTCGAACGCGGTCGTGCTCAGTCAGTCGGCCACCACCCGCCTGGTGAACCGGCTCGAGGACCGCAAGCTGCTGGAGCGCTACCTGTGCCCGACCGACCGCCGGGGTATCTACACCGAGGTCACCGAGGCCGGCCGCGCTCTCCTCGCCGAAGCCGAGCCGACGCACGACGAAGTACTGACCGGCGCGCTGCGCAACGCTGCCGAGTTCCCGGAGCTGGCGCCGCTGGTCGACGCCCTCGCACAGCTCGCCCTCCCGGCGAAAACCTGACCCTGGGGTTGCGATCGGCCGGTTGGGGGCACCGACCTGTCATGAGTGACAACGGGTCCATCACTGTCAGCCGCACGATCAACGCCTCGACGAAGGATCTGTTCGACGTCCTCACCAACCCTGAACGGCACGCTGAGCTGGACGGCTCCGGGTTCGTGGTCAGTGACGAGAAGACCGACCGGATCACCGCCACCGGCCAGGTGTTCCGGATGAACATGACCGGTGACCACATGAGCGGCGACTACCAGACCGACAACACCGTCGTCGGCTACGACCCGAACCACCTGGTCGCCTGGCAGACCGCACCCGCGGGCAGCGAGCCGGCCGGCTGGCAGTGGATCTGGGAGCTCAAGGCCCTCGATTCCGGCGACACCGACGTCACCCTGACCTACGACTGGTCGAAGGTGACCGACCGCGAGATCCTCCAGAAGGTGACCTTCCCGCTGGTCCAGCAGAGCCAGCTCGAAGACTCTCTCGGCAACCTGGCCGCGGCCGTCGTCAAGAACTGATCTGGAGCCTGTGGGTTCGCTGAAGAACCCGGCTCGATCCTGGTCCGGCGGGTAGTCCGCCGGTCAGGATCGTTCTATGGGTGAGATCAGTGAGCAAGCTGCCGTACGGCGGTTGCAGGAACGCCTTGGATTCGGGGGCAAGGCGGGTGCGCCAGCGGCGGGGTTCGATCAGGTTGTGGCGCGGGTGTTCAGCGCGGCGGCCGATCCGGGGGCTACGCCGCCGCCCGCGCTGACCGCGCCGGGGGTGATGCAGAAGGGCGACAAAGAAGCCAAGAAGGCCGCGAACAGACTGCGGGCCGAGCAGGAGTCGCGGGTCTCGGCTTGGTGGCTGGACCGGATGGTGGTCTCCGAGAAGGCGACCGAGCGGTTGGCCTGGTTCTGGCACGGGCATTTCGCGACCAGCAACCAGAAGGTACGGAGTGCGCCGCTGATGCTGGCGCAGAACCAGGTCTTCCGGGCCCGGGCCCGAGGTGACTTCGGTGAGTTGGCGCGGGCGATGATCGTGGACGCGGCGATGATCCGGTGGCTCGACGGCGACGACAACCGCTTGGGCTCGCCCAACGAGAATCTGGCGCGGGAGTTCCTGGAGCTGTTCACGCTGGGGATCGGGCACTACCAGGAGGTCGACGTCTTCGAGGGCGCGCGGGCGCTCACCGGCTGGACG encodes:
- a CDS encoding S1 family peptidase, translating into MSGKFKFRAVLAAGVVALASAGAIGTAEARTPPPGANIVGGTTASTAQVPWMIALNNSNSSSPVDQYCGATLVKANKIVTAAHCLNQPRSTYTAIQGRDNLNSSTGGRTSKIAKIWKDPLYGQVPGHDVAVLTLTTPFTGVPTLPLETSRAADAVGAQPTVYGYGNTEGTGPANRLQKVLTPVLGDAYCGNVYASYDYVANGEICAGYKAGGKDSCQGDSGGPLVLNGRLFGVVSWGIGCADAGNPGVYAEVASYASALQTQINN
- a CDS encoding aldo/keto reductase, with translation MIPTLKLNNGVEMPQLGFGVFQVPDAETTAAVTTALDAGYRSIDTAAAYQNEAGVGKALASSGLAREELFVTTKLWNADQGYQETLAAFERSRGLLGLDFLDLYLIHWPAPELGKYADSWRALEKLYADGAVRAIGVSNFQPAHLQHLASVSPVVPAVNQIELHPYLQQDAVRAYGNEHGIATEAWSPLAKGGSLLSEAPITELAAKYDRTPAQIVLRWHLQLGNVVIPKSVTPARVRENFAVFDFELTAADLDAVSGLERGERTGPDPDTFNAV
- a CDS encoding MFS transporter, which translates into the protein MPAALWALAIGAFGIGTTEFVIMGLLPEVATDFGVSIPSAGLLISGYALGVVVGAPLLTAIGARISRKTVLIALMGVFVAGNLISALAPSYGVLMTGRIVAALAHGAFFGVGSVVAASLVPKAKQASAIALMFTGLTVANVFGVPGGTALGQQFGWRSTFWAVTALGVIGLLGILLLLPRQSVSEGPGLRSELAVFRNLQVWLALAMTALGFAGVFASFTYIAPMMTEVAGFSSGAVTWLLVLFGGGLVVGNLLGGKAADRSLMPSLYVILALLAVVLAAFVFTAHGRVPAAITIALFGAAGFATVAPLQKRVMDKAGGAPALASAANIAAFNLGNAVGAYLGGLTIEHGLGYTAPNWVGAALATAGLAVALTSGLLDRRRRTTSTPEPVLTTV
- a CDS encoding MarR family winged helix-turn-helix transcriptional regulator, which translates into the protein MGLPDDAAEARAQGWRTLAALHARIEDELERALQKQHGLSVSEYSVLDVLARQDEHHLRMNQLSNAVVLSQSATTRLVNRLEDRKLLERYLCPTDRRGIYTEVTEAGRALLAEAEPTHDEVLTGALRNAAEFPELAPLVDALAQLALPAKT
- a CDS encoding SRPBCC family protein; translated protein: MSDNGSITVSRTINASTKDLFDVLTNPERHAELDGSGFVVSDEKTDRITATGQVFRMNMTGDHMSGDYQTDNTVVGYDPNHLVAWQTAPAGSEPAGWQWIWELKALDSGDTDVTLTYDWSKVTDREILQKVTFPLVQQSQLEDSLGNLAAAVVKN